The genomic segment CTCTCGACGTTATTCACGCGCATGCTGCGGACCTGAACGGCTCAGCCGAACTTTGGCTGGATCGGGGCAGCGAATTTCACAACTATGTCAGGATTTGCTGTCCTATAGCGTGCCCCACCTGAAAGTGACTCGCTTTGGCCACCGCCACGTTCATCCTTCTGCTCCTTGTGCTGGTCGCCCTGTCGGGCGTGATCGTGCGCTTCGTACCGATCCCCCTGCCGATCATCCAGATCGTTCTCGGCGTGCTGCTCGCCTGGCCCGCCGATGGCCTGCAGGTGGGGATGAACCCGGAAATCTTCATGCTGGTCTTCATCCCGCCGCTCCTGTTCATCGAAGGCGTTCTGGCGCCCAAGCGTGAATTCGATGCATTGAAAGGGCCGATCCTTGGCCTCGCCTTCGGCCTGGTCTTCCTCACCATCCTGGTTTTCGGCTTCGCACTGAACTGGCTGCTTCCCGTCATCCCCTTGCCCGTCGCCTTCGCGCTCGCCGCGGTGCTGGCGCCAACCGACGCTGTCGCCGTCGGCTCGATCATCAACAAGAACCTCGTGCCGAGCTACGTCATGCACGTGCTCGAAGGCGAATCCTTGCTCAACGACGCATCCGGCCTCGTTGTCTTTCGCTTCGCTGTCGCGGCGGCTTTAACTGGCCAGTTCTCGCCCACGGAGACGGTGCTCTCCTTCATCGCCGTGGTGATCGGCGGCGTGTTGTGTGGCGGCCTCATGCTGGTGGCGACAGCCAAATTGCTGCGAGTGGTCGCCAAGGTCGGCGATGTCAGATCGGAAGTGCAGGTGCTGATCCTGCTCCTGTTGCCCTTCGCCGCCTATCTGCTCGCTGAATATTTCCACGCCTCGGGCATTCTAGCCGCCGTCACAGCCGGGCTCTACATCAGTGCGTCCGGCCTCTTCGGCTCGCTCAGCGTGCCGGCGCGCCTACAGAATATGACGTTGATCGAGGTGCTCTCCTTTGTCTTCAACGGCGGCGTGTTTCTGCTGCTGGGTCTGCAATTGCCCGAGATCATCCGCAAAATCCCGGCGGAGCTGTCGCTTTACGGCACGGTTGCCGAGCCGATCATCGCGGTGTTCACCCTCACTCTGATCCTGCTCGCCATTCGCTTCGCCTGGATCAACTGGGGCTCTTTCATGCGCGGCGTCATCGAGCGGCTGAGTGGCAAGGCTCGGCGGCGGGCGAGCATGCGCATCAAGATCGTCATGTCGCTGGCTGGCGTGCGTGGCGCCATCACCCTCGCCGGTATTCTGTCGCTACCCCTGGTCCTGCCGAACGGCTCACCTTTCCCAGCGCGCGACCTTGTCATCTTCATCGCCGCTGGCGTCATCATCTGCTCCATCCTGATCGCCAGCGTCACCCTGCCCTTCGTCGCGCGCGGCATTCCGCTGGATAAAGAAGATGTCATCGCCAATGAGGAGCGGTTGGCCCGCGTGACCGCAGCGGAAGCGGCGATTGCGCGGATTGAGCTGATGGTCGACGAGAACCAGGGCGATGCCGACAAAGCCGCGGTGCGCCAGGCGGTCGCCAGCCAGCTCATCGCCATCTACCAGCAATATGTGATCGCCGGTGAAAACGATGAACAGCCTTCGCAACATCTGATGCCGGTCATCACTGAAATGCGTGAGGCCGCCCTGCAAGCGGAAACCGTAGCCTTAGCGAAATTGATGCGCGAGAAGAAGATCAACGACACCACCATGCGGATGATCATGACCGAGATCACCATGCAGCAGGCGCTGACCGAGCAGCGCAAAACGAGATAAAGACGAGATAGGCGGCCTCGACATTGAAAGCATGC from the Beijerinckia sp. 28-YEA-48 genome contains:
- a CDS encoding Na+/H+ antiporter; translation: MATATFILLLLVLVALSGVIVRFVPIPLPIIQIVLGVLLAWPADGLQVGMNPEIFMLVFIPPLLFIEGVLAPKREFDALKGPILGLAFGLVFLTILVFGFALNWLLPVIPLPVAFALAAVLAPTDAVAVGSIINKNLVPSYVMHVLEGESLLNDASGLVVFRFAVAAALTGQFSPTETVLSFIAVVIGGVLCGGLMLVATAKLLRVVAKVGDVRSEVQVLILLLLPFAAYLLAEYFHASGILAAVTAGLYISASGLFGSLSVPARLQNMTLIEVLSFVFNGGVFLLLGLQLPEIIRKIPAELSLYGTVAEPIIAVFTLTLILLAIRFAWINWGSFMRGVIERLSGKARRRASMRIKIVMSLAGVRGAITLAGILSLPLVLPNGSPFPARDLVIFIAAGVIICSILIASVTLPFVARGIPLDKEDVIANEERLARVTAAEAAIARIELMVDENQGDADKAAVRQAVASQLIAIYQQYVIAGENDEQPSQHLMPVITEMREAALQAETVALAKLMREKKINDTTMRMIMTEITMQQALTEQRKTR